Proteins encoded together in one Triticum dicoccoides isolate Atlit2015 ecotype Zavitan chromosome 7B, WEW_v2.0, whole genome shotgun sequence window:
- the LOC119342183 gene encoding spermine synthase-like: protein MEGGGARNVSAAAAQTEGSGDDGSRKPLPPCCVKAQAAVAESEAKCHATVVSGWFTGTRSRSGKPSKAQYFNNPMWPGEAHSLKVEKILYQGKSPYQEVLVFESSTYGNVLVLDGIVQLTDKDECAYQEMVTHLALCSIPSPKNVLVVGGGDGGVLREIAKHDSVETIDICEIDQLVIDVCKDFFPRLYVGYKDPRVRLHVGDAVEFLRNSPEGKYDAIIVDSSDPIGPAQELVEKPFFQTIARALKPGGVLSNLAESMWLHTHLIQDMLSICREVFKGGVHYAWASVPTYPSGVIGFLLCAKDGPPVDFLTPVNPIEKIEGATKDGREMRFYNSEIHRAAFILPTFVKRELEAYSTSTEKEKPEKPTAKPVKMKVMRDSAITAS from the exons ATGGAGGGTGGAGGCGCAAGAAATGTTTCTGCAGCGGCAGCACAGACAGAGGGAAGTGGGGATGATGGCTCCCGCAAGCCACTGCCTCCTTGCTGTGTCAAGGCGCAGGCTGCTGTGGCGGAATCTGAGGCCAAGTGCCACGCTACTGTGGTGTCCGGGTGGTTCACAGGAACCCGCTCACGCTCTG GTAAACCAAGCAAAGCGCAGTACTTCAACAATCCAATGTGGCCTG GGGAGGCTCATTCGTTGAAAGTAGAGAAGATTTTGTACCAGGGGAAATCGCCATACCAAGAAGTTTTAGTATTCGAG TCTTCAACCTATGGGAATGTCCTTGTGCTCGATGGAATTGTTCAGCTGACTGACAAGGATGAATGTGCATACCAGGAAATGGTCACTCACCTTGCACTGTGCTCAATTCCATCTCCTAAAAAT GTTTTGGTTGTCGGGGGTGGTGATGGTGGTGTACTACGAGAAATAGCCAAGCATGATTCAGTGGAGACTATAGACATATGCGAGATTGATCAGCTAGTTATTGAT GTTTGTAAAGATTTTTTCCCACGTCTGTATGTTGGATATAAAGACCCTCGTGTCCGACTTCATGTTGGTGATG CTGTGGAGTTCTTGAGAAATTCTCCAGAAGGAAAATACGATGCCATTATTGTTGATTCATCAGATCCAATTG GGCCAGCTCAGGAGCTTGTGGAGAAGCCCTTCTTTCAGACAATTGCTAGGGCTTTAAAGCCTGGCGGTGTTCTTTCTAATCTAGCTGAAAGTATGTGGCTGCACACACATCTAATCCAGGATATGCTTTCTAtctgtcgggaggtattcaagggtgGCGTGCACTATGCCTGGGCGAGTGTTCCGACGTATCCTAG TGGTGTCATTGGATTTTTGCTATGCGCGAAGGACGGTCCACCGGTGGACTTCCTGACTCCTGTGAACCCAATCGAGAAAATTGAAGGAGCTACTAAAGATGGACGAGAGATGAGATTTTACAATTCAGAG ATTCATAGGGCTGCTTTTATTCTGCCAACGTTTGTAAAGAGGGAGCTGGAGGCATATAGCACTTCCACTGAAAAG gagaaaccggagaagccaACGGCAAAACCAGTGAAGATGAAGGTAATGCGGGACAGCGCAATTACCGCTTCCTAG